Proteins co-encoded in one Actinomadura luteofluorescens genomic window:
- a CDS encoding DUF397 domain-containing protein, protein MELSRLDWRRASKSHEDGDQCVEIASGSDEVSLRDSKDPDGPKLVVSRSDFRYFVSVLKAT, encoded by the coding sequence ATGGAGTTGAGTCGGCTGGATTGGAGAAGGGCATCCAAGAGCCATGAAGACGGAGACCAGTGTGTTGAGATAGCATCCGGCTCTGATGAAGTGTCTCTGCGGGACAGTAAAGACCCCGACGGCCCCAAATTGGTTGTCAGCAGAAGCGATTTTCGGTACTTCGTGAGCGTCCTTAAGGCCACTTAG